One Solirubrobacter pauli DNA segment encodes these proteins:
- a CDS encoding sigma-70 family RNA polymerase sigma factor: MSAAAYEAEYQQLIEPHRRELHAHCYRMLGSVQDAEDALQEALLRAWKAFDRFEGRAQPKTWLYRIATNACLDALARRKGKRELPIDRGPDEPPLTETAWLEPYPDDPGASYEQRESVELAFIAALQHLPATQRAVLILREVLGFSAKEVAEICDTTPASVNSAMQRARAAIDERLPRQSQQATLQALGDEQVRAIVERYVAAWNRGDVDAVVAMLAEDATFSMPPIAEWYRGQEPIRAFLPTGPLSIPRVFVPIHANGQPAFGTYKLIDGVWLRNAIHVITLDAAGAITDAVAFLDVELFPRFGLSEDAWKSD; this comes from the coding sequence ATGAGTGCTGCCGCGTACGAGGCCGAGTACCAGCAGCTCATCGAGCCGCACCGGCGCGAGCTTCACGCGCACTGCTACCGGATGCTGGGCTCCGTGCAGGACGCCGAGGACGCGCTGCAAGAAGCGTTGCTGCGCGCCTGGAAGGCCTTCGACCGCTTCGAGGGCCGCGCGCAGCCGAAGACCTGGCTGTACCGGATCGCGACCAACGCGTGCCTGGACGCGCTCGCCCGCCGCAAGGGCAAGCGCGAGCTGCCGATCGACCGCGGCCCGGACGAGCCACCGCTGACCGAGACGGCCTGGCTGGAGCCGTACCCGGACGACCCGGGCGCGAGCTACGAGCAGCGCGAGAGCGTCGAGCTGGCGTTCATCGCCGCGCTCCAGCACCTCCCGGCCACCCAGCGTGCCGTGCTGATCCTGCGCGAGGTGCTCGGCTTCAGCGCCAAGGAGGTCGCCGAGATCTGCGACACGACCCCGGCCTCGGTCAACAGCGCCATGCAGCGCGCCCGGGCGGCGATCGACGAGCGGCTCCCGCGGCAGTCCCAGCAGGCGACGCTGCAGGCGCTCGGCGACGAGCAGGTCAGGGCGATCGTCGAGCGCTACGTCGCGGCGTGGAACCGGGGTGACGTCGACGCGGTCGTCGCGATGCTGGCCGAGGACGCGACGTTCTCGATGCCGCCGATCGCCGAGTGGTACCGCGGCCAGGAGCCGATCCGCGCGTTCCTGCCGACCGGCCCGCTGTCGATCCCGCGCGTCTTCGTCCCCATCCACGCGAACGGCCAGCCGGCGTTCGGGACGTACAAGCTGATCGACGGCGTGTGGCTGCGCAACGCCATCCACGTGATCACGCTCGACGCCGCCGGCGCGATCACCGACGCGGTGGCCTTCCTGGACGTGGAGCTCTTCCCGCGCTTCGGCCTCTCCGAAGATGCGTGGAAGTCCGATTGA